A stretch of Terriglobales bacterium DNA encodes these proteins:
- a CDS encoding cyanophycinase, with product MFAIASNAATRGPKQGTLVIVGGGQLGPEIIQRFVQLAGGKDANFVVIPTASEEPTIDLEKTKERFAKQFGVTNVTVLHTKDRKVADSKQFTEPLRHASAVWIPGGRQWRLADSYLNTRTEKEIKNVLKRGGVVGGSSAGATIQGSYLVRGAVEGNTIMMSPGHEAGFALLTDSAIDQHIITRHREADLDPVVEKFPRLLGIGIDEGTAIVVHGESFEVIGKSKVAIHDGREHEGKKFYFLTAGQKYDLKHRAVMAAAGDR from the coding sequence TTGTTCGCCATCGCCTCCAACGCCGCCACCCGCGGCCCAAAGCAGGGGACTCTGGTCATCGTCGGCGGCGGCCAGCTCGGCCCGGAGATCATTCAGCGCTTCGTGCAACTGGCCGGCGGCAAGGACGCTAACTTCGTCGTCATCCCGACCGCGTCGGAAGAGCCCACGATTGACCTGGAGAAGACGAAGGAGCGCTTTGCGAAGCAGTTCGGCGTGACGAACGTTACCGTCCTCCACACCAAGGACCGCAAGGTCGCCGACTCGAAGCAGTTCACCGAGCCGCTGCGCCACGCCAGCGCCGTCTGGATTCCCGGCGGGCGGCAGTGGCGGCTGGCCGACTCCTACCTGAACACGCGCACGGAAAAGGAAATCAAGAACGTGCTCAAGCGCGGCGGCGTGGTGGGCGGCAGCTCGGCCGGCGCAACGATTCAGGGCTCATACCTGGTGCGCGGCGCCGTCGAGGGCAACACCATCATGATGTCGCCCGGGCACGAAGCCGGGTTCGCGCTGCTGACCGACTCGGCCATCGACCAGCACATCATCACGCGCCACCGCGAAGCCGACCTCGACCCGGTCGTCGAAAAATTTCCCAGGCTGCTCGGCATCGGCATCGACGAGGGCACCGCTATCGTGGTGCACGGCGAGAGCTTCGAGGTCATCGGCAAGAGCAAGGTCGCAATCCACGACGGCAGGGAGCATGAAGGGAAGAAGTTCTACTTCCTCACCGCCGGGCAGAAGTACGACCTCAAACATCGCGCGGTCATGGCCGCGGCTGGAGACAGGTGA
- a CDS encoding MOSC domain-containing protein, whose protein sequence is MEDAAFLAALERRWKRPLKLRFSERGMQDAAPVSLFGLKTVEMLAAEIGTAIGHRRFRANFYAEWKEGGAQFEDSLVGKTIQIGPELRVLIKERDPRCVMINLDPETGEQDPAVLKTVAQKHGACIGVYGVTVHEGVASVGDAIRVAP, encoded by the coding sequence GTGGAAGACGCGGCGTTCCTGGCGGCGCTGGAGCGGCGGTGGAAGCGTCCGCTGAAGCTGCGCTTCAGCGAGCGCGGCATGCAGGATGCCGCGCCCGTGTCATTGTTCGGCCTCAAGACGGTGGAGATGCTGGCTGCCGAAATCGGCACGGCAATTGGGCATCGGCGCTTCCGCGCGAACTTCTACGCCGAATGGAAGGAGGGCGGCGCGCAGTTCGAAGATTCCCTGGTCGGAAAGACGATCCAGATCGGGCCGGAACTGCGCGTGCTCATCAAGGAACGCGACCCGCGCTGCGTGATGATCAACCTCGATCCGGAAACCGGCGAGCAGGACCCGGCGGTGCTCAAGACGGTGGCGCAGAAGCATGGCGCGTGCATCGGGGTGTACGGCGTGACGGTGCACGAAGGCGTGGCGAGCGTGGGCGATGCGATCCGCGTGGCGCCTTGA
- a CDS encoding outer membrane lipoprotein carrier protein LolA, with the protein MAHAQTAAPQTAPPQAATNLESVLATMDKAAAEFKSAEADFVWDTYQKVVNETDTQKGKIYFRRSGKKIQMGSDITAPAPKYVLYDGDKVQIYEPKIDQVTQYRTAKNRGDFETFLVLGFGGGGHELRNSFEVKFAGVENVDGIRAARLDLAPRSERARSMFSHILLWIDLTRGIAVRQQLLEPSGDYRDARYSNIRLNQDLPRDVFKLKTTSKTRVVTPQ; encoded by the coding sequence ATGGCACACGCGCAAACGGCTGCACCTCAAACCGCTCCGCCCCAGGCCGCCACCAACCTGGAATCCGTCCTTGCCACCATGGACAAGGCCGCCGCGGAGTTCAAGTCTGCCGAAGCCGACTTTGTCTGGGACACGTATCAAAAAGTGGTCAACGAAACTGACACGCAGAAGGGGAAGATCTACTTCCGCCGCAGCGGCAAAAAGATCCAGATGGGCTCCGACATCACTGCGCCCGCGCCCAAGTACGTGCTCTACGATGGCGATAAAGTGCAGATCTACGAACCCAAAATCGACCAGGTCACGCAGTACCGCACCGCCAAAAATCGCGGCGACTTCGAGACCTTCCTCGTCCTCGGTTTCGGGGGCGGCGGCCACGAGCTGCGAAACTCGTTTGAGGTGAAATTCGCGGGCGTGGAAAACGTGGACGGCATTCGCGCCGCCAGGCTCGACCTGGCGCCCAGGAGCGAGCGCGCGCGCAGCATGTTCAGCCACATCCTGCTGTGGATCGACCTCACGCGCGGCATCGCCGTGCGTCAGCAGCTGCTCGAGCCCTCCGGGGACTACCGCGACGCCCGCTACAGCAACATCAGGCTCAACCAGGACCTGCCCCGCGACGTTTTCAAGCTCAAGACCACGAGCAAGACGCGGGTCGTAACTCCACAGTGA
- a CDS encoding alkaline phosphatase family protein yields MKLPFSRVFILLAALLIANATAAASAYNARPKLIVVVVIDQFRGDYLERYHEQFGQGGFRLLMERGAWFTDCNYDYPATFTAPGHATLLTGTYSSGHGIFANEWWNPAKKKMVTSVEDDTTTLVGASKPGIGASPRNLLGSTLGDELKLATGGKARVFTISLKDRSSVLPAGFAADGAYWIDQATGVFITSSFYRQQLPEWVAAFNNAKRGDKYLDLEWKDAKGNVLRSTRGNGDYYHSVGSTPFGNDYELEFARELVTQEKLGSGPATDLLVVSLSALDILGHEVGPDSPQAAAMALALDRQLAEFFAFLGRQVGLANIWIALTADHGVSPTVATTERLRIPAPVLGFQAADRQKVSALIGARLGSTRNDFVRHLEWPLVYLNDEAFAGTKAASEAEAERVAGEALKELGARAYFTKVQLAAGDVPSTDTGRRFAHGYSPYGGWYLLAQMPPFTLPWRSGTTHGSPYSYDTHVPLLFYGLPFRSGIYRTHAEPADMAPTLASLLGINQPSNATGRVLTEGLVPQPVAAGDR; encoded by the coding sequence ATGAAACTCCCCTTTTCTCGCGTCTTCATTCTCCTGGCCGCGCTGCTGATAGCGAACGCTACGGCGGCCGCATCGGCGTACAACGCGCGTCCCAAGCTGATTGTGGTGGTGGTGATCGACCAGTTTCGTGGCGATTACCTGGAGCGCTATCACGAGCAGTTCGGCCAGGGCGGCTTCCGCCTGCTGATGGAGCGCGGCGCCTGGTTCACCGACTGCAATTACGACTATCCGGCCACGTTTACCGCGCCCGGCCACGCGACGCTGCTCACCGGAACGTACTCGAGCGGACACGGCATCTTCGCCAACGAGTGGTGGAACCCGGCGAAGAAGAAGATGGTGACCAGCGTGGAAGACGACACGACCACGCTGGTTGGCGCGTCGAAGCCGGGCATTGGCGCTTCGCCGCGGAACCTGCTCGGCTCCACCCTCGGCGACGAATTGAAGCTGGCCACCGGCGGCAAAGCGCGGGTGTTCACCATCTCGCTGAAGGACCGCTCCTCGGTGTTGCCGGCGGGCTTTGCCGCCGACGGCGCGTACTGGATCGATCAGGCGACCGGCGTATTCATCACGTCTTCGTTTTACCGGCAGCAGCTTCCCGAGTGGGTGGCCGCCTTCAACAACGCGAAGCGCGGCGACAAGTACCTGGACCTGGAGTGGAAAGACGCCAAGGGCAATGTGCTGCGCTCCACTCGCGGCAACGGCGATTACTACCACTCGGTCGGCTCCACGCCCTTCGGCAACGACTACGAGCTTGAGTTCGCGCGCGAACTGGTGACGCAGGAGAAGCTGGGCTCCGGACCTGCCACCGACCTGCTGGTGGTGAGCCTTTCGGCGCTCGACATTCTCGGGCACGAAGTTGGGCCCGACTCGCCGCAGGCGGCGGCGATGGCGCTGGCCCTCGACCGGCAACTGGCCGAATTCTTCGCCTTTCTCGGCCGGCAGGTCGGGCTGGCCAACATCTGGATCGCGCTGACCGCCGACCACGGCGTGTCGCCGACGGTGGCGACGACGGAACGATTGCGCATTCCGGCGCCGGTGCTCGGCTTCCAGGCTGCCGACCGGCAGAAGGTGAGCGCGCTGATTGGCGCGCGCCTGGGCAGCACGCGGAACGACTTCGTCCGGCACCTGGAGTGGCCGTTGGTCTACCTGAACGATGAGGCGTTCGCGGGAACGAAGGCGGCGAGCGAGGCTGAAGCGGAGCGTGTGGCGGGCGAAGCGCTGAAGGAGCTGGGCGCGCGGGCGTACTTCACCAAAGTGCAACTGGCGGCCGGCGATGTGCCCAGCACCGACACCGGCCGCCGCTTCGCGCACGGTTACTCCCCGTACGGCGGCTGGTATCTGCTGGCGCAGATGCCGCCGTTCACGCTTCCCTGGCGCAGCGGCACCACGCACGGCTCGCCGTACAGCTACGACACGCACGTCCCGCTGCTGTTCTACGGCCTGCCCTTCCGCAGCGGGATTTATCGCACGCACGCGGAGCCGGCCGACATGGCCCCGACACTGGCGTCGCTGCTGGGAATCAATCAGCCCTCGAACGCCACCGGGCGCGTGCTCACCGAAGGCTTGGTGCCGCAGCCGGTGGCGGCGGGTGACCGCTGA
- a CDS encoding nuclear transport factor 2 family protein encodes MQRTMVAIAVAALALSALAQEAKQPEGKPGKPAAASASAASAVEAKIRQSWEDFKAKKKDAYGATLTDDHTAIWIDGKARDKQAALRGVDEFTLTSYKIAGMKVTPLGASAAQATYSNQVAGAAGGQNFSANLGVTEVWVKRGGEWKCLRYHESELK; translated from the coding sequence ATGCAACGAACCATGGTGGCGATTGCGGTGGCAGCGCTGGCGCTCAGCGCGCTCGCGCAGGAAGCGAAGCAGCCTGAGGGCAAGCCTGGCAAGCCGGCGGCGGCATCGGCCAGCGCAGCGTCAGCCGTGGAAGCCAAAATCCGTCAATCCTGGGAGGATTTCAAGGCTAAGAAGAAGGACGCCTACGGGGCAACGCTCACCGACGATCACACCGCGATCTGGATTGACGGCAAGGCGCGTGACAAGCAGGCAGCACTGCGCGGCGTGGACGAGTTCACGCTCACCAGCTACAAGATTGCCGGCATGAAGGTCACGCCGCTGGGCGCGAGCGCGGCGCAGGCGACCTATAGCAATCAGGTGGCCGGCGCGGCGGGAGGGCAGAACTTCTCCGCCAACCTGGGCGTCACCGAGGTGTGGGTGAAGCGCGGCGGCGAGTGGAAGTGCCTGCGCTATCATGAATCGGAGCTGAAGTAG
- a CDS encoding MBL fold metallo-hydrolase gives MAVSVTVLASGSRGNCAVVSSSRTAILVDAGISCRETFKRMRSVGLDPHRLSAIVISHEHSDHVDGLAVLARKLGVPVYMTEPTCREWERTLKDAQDPSPVLEKREFFHAGRGFSVGDIQVFSFTLPHDAADPVGFTFRAEGVKVAIVTDLGYLPASVAQQLQRCDLLMIESNHDIEMLRGGPYPWSVKQRVMSRVGHLSNSALADFFSAEYDGSATFVVLAHLSEQNNHPEIARRAAEQALGPRQNLVRNRVVLASQAAALAPITL, from the coding sequence ATGGCGGTAAGCGTCACAGTGCTGGCTTCGGGCAGCCGCGGCAACTGCGCGGTGGTTTCCAGCTCGCGCACCGCCATTTTGGTGGACGCCGGCATCTCCTGCCGTGAGACCTTCAAGCGCATGCGCTCGGTCGGCCTCGATCCGCACCGGCTCAGCGCCATCGTCATCTCGCACGAGCACTCCGACCACGTGGACGGCCTCGCCGTGCTTGCCCGCAAGCTGGGCGTGCCGGTTTACATGACCGAGCCCACCTGCCGCGAGTGGGAGCGCACGCTGAAAGACGCGCAGGACCCCTCGCCCGTTCTGGAGAAGCGCGAGTTCTTCCACGCCGGCCGCGGCTTTTCGGTGGGCGACATCCAGGTCTTCAGCTTCACCCTGCCGCACGACGCCGCCGACCCGGTGGGCTTCACCTTCCGCGCCGAGGGAGTGAAGGTGGCCATCGTCACCGACCTCGGATATCTCCCGGCCAGCGTGGCGCAGCAGCTCCAGCGCTGCGACCTGCTCATGATCGAATCCAACCACGACATTGAAATGCTGCGCGGCGGCCCCTACCCGTGGTCGGTGAAGCAGCGGGTGATGAGCCGCGTGGGCCACCTCTCCAACTCGGCGCTCGCCGATTTCTTCTCCGCCGAATATGATGGAAGCGCAACGTTTGTGGTGCTGGCGCATCTATCAGAGCAGAACAATCACCCGGAGATCGCCCGGCGCGCCGCCGAGCAGGCTCTGGGCCCGCGCCAGAACCTGGTCCGCAACCGCGTGGTGCTGGCGTCGCAAGCCGCGGCCCTGGCGCCGATCACCTTATAG
- a CDS encoding dihydroorotate dehydrogenase, with amino-acid sequence MAGFSSSRPQSGAGQATSRNSSARSPQGPPDLTVRFCGIELKNPVIAASGTFGYGVEFEDVVAFDKLGGFVTKGLSREPMTGNPPPRLFETAAGMLNSIGLQNVGVRAFVQEKLPLLRKLKNVVAIANVFGYTREDYEEVIRVLNDGEGVAAYELNVSCPNTKRGGIHFGSDPVLLEELVSAAKSAARRPLIVKLSPNVTSIPQMARAAENAGADAISLVNTFVALAIDPETRKPRISNVTAGLSGPAIKPIAVRMVYEAAHAVEIPVIGMGGITTAEDVVEFMLAGAAAVEVGTANYWDPAATERIVEQLERWCVAHRVERVTDLMGGMVTE; translated from the coding sequence ATGGCCGGCTTTTCTTCTTCAAGACCGCAAAGCGGCGCGGGCCAGGCCACGAGCCGGAACAGCTCCGCGCGTTCGCCGCAGGGGCCGCCCGACCTGACGGTGCGCTTCTGCGGCATCGAACTGAAGAACCCGGTGATCGCGGCCAGCGGGACGTTCGGCTACGGCGTGGAGTTCGAGGACGTGGTCGCGTTCGACAAGCTGGGCGGCTTCGTGACCAAGGGCCTGTCGCGCGAGCCGATGACCGGCAATCCGCCGCCGCGCCTGTTCGAGACCGCGGCGGGCATGCTGAATTCCATCGGCCTGCAGAACGTGGGCGTGCGCGCCTTCGTGCAGGAGAAGCTGCCGCTGCTGCGCAAGCTGAAGAACGTGGTCGCGATTGCCAACGTGTTCGGCTATACGCGCGAAGATTACGAAGAAGTGATCCGCGTGCTGAATGACGGCGAGGGCGTGGCGGCGTACGAGCTGAACGTTTCGTGTCCCAATACGAAGCGCGGCGGGATCCATTTCGGCTCCGATCCGGTGCTGCTGGAGGAGCTGGTGTCGGCGGCGAAGAGCGCGGCGCGGCGTCCGCTGATCGTGAAGCTCTCGCCCAACGTGACCAGCATTCCGCAGATGGCGCGCGCGGCGGAGAACGCCGGCGCCGACGCCATCTCGCTGGTGAACACGTTCGTCGCGCTGGCGATTGATCCCGAGACGCGCAAGCCGAGGATTTCGAACGTCACGGCCGGGCTTTCCGGTCCGGCGATCAAGCCCATCGCCGTCCGCATGGTGTACGAGGCGGCGCACGCGGTGGAAATTCCCGTGATCGGCATGGGCGGGATCACCACGGCGGAAGACGTCGTGGAATTCATGCTCGCCGGAGCGGCGGCCGTGGAAGTGGGAACGGCGAACTACTGGGACCCCGCTGCGACCGAGCGCATCGTGGAGCAGCTGGAGCGCTGGTGCGTGGCGCATCGGGTGGAGCGGGTGACGGATTTGATGGGCGGGATGGTGACCGAGTAG
- the serS gene encoding serine--tRNA ligase codes for MLDLAYVREHLEVVEAKLRQRGLGPAALGRFRQLDAERRAAITRAETLKAERNRASEQVARLKKNKQDASELIERTKRIREESDALEKQANDLDAELRALLAGIPNLPHDSVPVGAGAEQNVEVRRWGTPPEFAFTPRPHWDLGEQLGILDMERAAKLSGARFAVYWDLGARLERALAGFMLDLHTREHGYTEVLPPFLVKEESLYGTGQLPKFREDLFKIEAHDLFLVPTAEVPLTNLYRDEVLDASRLPVSLTAWTPCFRSEAGSYGKDVRGLIRNHQFQKVELVKFARPENSYEQLEQLTRDAEVVLQRLGLHYRVVALSTGDLGASAAKTYDLEVWLPGQQQFKEISSCSNFEAYQARRANIRFRDGGKGKAELVHTLNGSGLAIGRTWVAIVENYQQPDGSVVVPEALRPYLGTDRITPRKA; via the coding sequence ATGCTCGACCTCGCTTACGTCCGGGAGCACCTCGAAGTCGTGGAAGCCAAGCTCCGCCAGCGCGGGCTCGGTCCCGCCGCCCTCGGCCGCTTCCGCCAGCTCGACGCCGAGCGCCGCGCGGCCATCACCAGGGCCGAGACCCTCAAGGCCGAGCGCAACCGCGCCTCCGAACAGGTGGCGCGTCTCAAGAAGAACAAGCAGGACGCCTCCGAACTCATCGAGCGCACCAAGCGCATTCGCGAGGAATCCGACGCGCTCGAAAAGCAGGCCAACGACCTCGACGCCGAACTGCGCGCTCTGCTCGCCGGCATTCCCAACCTGCCGCATGATTCCGTGCCGGTCGGCGCCGGGGCCGAGCAGAACGTGGAAGTGCGCCGCTGGGGCACGCCGCCCGAGTTCGCTTTTACGCCCAGGCCGCACTGGGACCTCGGCGAACAACTCGGCATCCTCGACATGGAGCGCGCCGCGAAGCTCTCGGGCGCGCGTTTCGCCGTCTACTGGGACCTGGGCGCGCGGCTGGAACGCGCGCTCGCCGGCTTCATGCTCGACCTGCACACGCGCGAGCACGGATACACCGAGGTCCTGCCTCCGTTTCTTGTCAAAGAGGAGTCACTGTACGGCACCGGTCAGCTTCCGAAATTCCGCGAAGACCTGTTCAAGATCGAGGCACACGACCTGTTCCTCGTCCCCACCGCCGAAGTCCCGCTCACCAACCTTTACCGCGACGAGGTGCTCGACGCCTCGCGCCTGCCGGTCTCGCTCACCGCCTGGACGCCATGCTTCCGCAGCGAAGCCGGCTCTTACGGCAAGGACGTACGCGGCCTCATCCGCAATCATCAGTTCCAGAAGGTGGAGCTGGTAAAGTTCGCGCGCCCGGAAAACTCCTACGAGCAGCTTGAACAGCTCACGCGCGACGCGGAAGTCGTTCTCCAGCGCCTCGGCCTGCATTATCGCGTGGTGGCGCTTTCCACCGGCGACTTGGGAGCGAGCGCCGCCAAGACGTACGACCTCGAGGTTTGGCTGCCGGGCCAGCAACAGTTCAAGGAAATCTCTTCCTGCTCGAACTTCGAGGCCTACCAGGCGCGCCGCGCCAACATCCGCTTCCGCGACGGCGGCAAAGGCAAAGCCGAACTGGTCCACACGCTCAACGGCAGCGGCCTGGCCATCGGACGCACCTGGGTGGCAATCGTCGAGAACTACCAGCAGCCCGACGGCAGTGTTGTGGTCCCGGAAGCCCTGCGCCCGTACCTTGGCACTGACCGCATCACGCCGCGGAAGGCGTAA
- a CDS encoding polysaccharide deacetylase family protein → MATQVFFDPERKRWRRLRFILNVAGVLTTLLIVFFALSLYRQTSLPDLLLPGPKRPYRPIKETERRRYPRRPITRRKTTAAPSQVVLNSGEGIRAAFYVTWDAGSFASLKEYGHQIDLLFPEWLHVLTADGHLQAVNQDNVLFDVLKPAGQVTKFDERVMDLIKREKLPMDVFPLVNNFDPIANDWVSDIGGMLSAPAARAHFRQELMTFVASDGYKGLALDLEGFPFAAQPGYRALVAELCDDLHRRGLKLYISVPPRNEDFDYAFMAAHADGVVIMNYDQHFPGGPAGPVAALDWFVQNLERDLKLMPREKIICAIANYGYNFPQPKRGKPAPEVKGVSVQEAWLEAQESEAEVEFDDDSLTPHFAYMDEEDVRHDVWFLDAVTALNQMRAAQRLGINTFALWRLGGEDRSLWKVWDNPADAAGVEGLKLVPPGRDVDFEGRGEVFRIQQAPTPGQRAITLDPSGVITTESFSRLPSPYQIAEYGGGDEKQIAITFDDGPDPQWTPRILDVLKREHAPAAFFIIGSEAERYPALLKRIVSEGHEIGNHTWTHPDISDISRPAMRIEMNATERLFESKLGVKPVYFRPPYGIDQEPDTDDQVRPLEIMQEAGYIAIGSKLDPHDWELNPKPAAEDIVNGPHGIFGHLPPCEPGDQRCGNIILLHDGGGDRTETLRALPIIIQGLRARGFQIVPVSRLIGKTRAEVMPAIASGERWSAWLDSFGFWIFGALQNGIVLVFFLGDVLMSARLFLVGTSALFDRLRGRRTPLPTGATTYLPAVAVLIPAYNEEKVIERTVRAALDSEYAGALRVILIDDGSKDSTFEVVQRAFRAEIAAGRLLALSQANAGKAEALNFGLRHVTEELFVGIDADTVISPAAIARLVPHFVNERVAAVAGNAKVGNRVNLWTRWQALEYVTSQNFERRALNTLGAVSVVPGALGAWRTAAVREAGGYHTDTVAEDADLTMALLQRGYRVEYEDRALAFTEAPSSARGLMRQRFRWSFGILQSLWKHRGVFGRKGVLGFVALPNILIFQILLPLVSPFIDLMFAAGIAAYLFDRAFHPLTADARSLQKLLLFFLAFLIIDFITSAIAFALERREPESREGVLLLGDVWIQRFIYRQLFSVVLFRTLKRALEGKHFAWDKLERTAAVGYARAAKT, encoded by the coding sequence ATGGCCACCCAGGTTTTCTTTGATCCGGAGCGCAAACGCTGGAGGCGCCTGCGATTCATCCTCAACGTTGCCGGCGTGCTGACCACCCTGCTAATCGTGTTTTTCGCGCTCAGCCTCTATCGGCAAACTTCGTTGCCTGACCTGCTGCTGCCCGGGCCCAAGCGGCCCTACCGCCCGATCAAGGAAACCGAGCGCCGCAGGTACCCCCGCCGCCCCATCACCCGGCGCAAGACCACGGCCGCGCCCTCGCAGGTCGTCCTCAACTCCGGGGAAGGCATTCGCGCGGCTTTTTACGTCACCTGGGACGCGGGCAGCTTCGCCTCGCTCAAGGAATACGGCCACCAGATCGACCTGCTCTTTCCCGAGTGGCTGCACGTGCTCACCGCCGACGGCCACCTGCAGGCCGTCAACCAGGACAATGTCCTGTTCGACGTGCTCAAGCCGGCCGGGCAGGTCACCAAGTTCGACGAACGCGTCATGGACCTGATCAAGCGGGAAAAACTCCCGATGGACGTTTTCCCGCTGGTCAACAACTTCGATCCCATCGCCAATGACTGGGTGAGCGACATCGGCGGCATGCTTTCCGCGCCGGCCGCGCGCGCGCACTTTCGCCAGGAGCTGATGACCTTTGTCGCCAGCGACGGCTACAAAGGCCTCGCGCTCGATCTGGAAGGCTTTCCCTTCGCCGCGCAGCCCGGATATCGCGCGCTGGTCGCCGAACTCTGCGACGACCTGCATCGCCGCGGCTTGAAGCTCTACATCAGCGTCCCGCCGCGCAACGAGGACTTTGACTATGCCTTCATGGCGGCGCACGCCGACGGCGTCGTCATCATGAACTACGACCAGCACTTTCCCGGCGGTCCGGCGGGCCCGGTCGCCGCGCTGGATTGGTTCGTGCAGAACCTGGAGCGCGACCTGAAGCTGATGCCGCGGGAAAAAATCATTTGCGCCATCGCCAACTACGGCTACAACTTCCCGCAGCCGAAGCGCGGCAAACCCGCGCCCGAGGTGAAGGGCGTGAGCGTGCAGGAGGCCTGGCTCGAGGCGCAGGAGTCGGAAGCCGAGGTCGAGTTCGACGACGACTCCCTCACCCCGCACTTCGCCTACATGGACGAGGAGGACGTCCGCCACGACGTCTGGTTCCTCGACGCCGTCACCGCGCTCAACCAGATGCGCGCCGCGCAGCGCCTCGGCATCAACACTTTCGCGCTCTGGCGGCTGGGCGGCGAAGATCGCTCGCTCTGGAAGGTCTGGGACAATCCCGCCGACGCCGCCGGCGTCGAAGGGCTGAAGCTGGTGCCGCCCGGCCGCGACGTCGACTTCGAGGGCCGCGGCGAAGTTTTCCGCATCCAGCAGGCGCCGACGCCGGGGCAACGCGCCATCACGCTCGACCCATCCGGCGTCATCACCACCGAAAGCTTCTCCCGCCTGCCGTCGCCCTACCAGATCGCCGAATACGGCGGCGGCGACGAGAAGCAGATCGCCATCACCTTCGACGACGGTCCCGACCCGCAGTGGACGCCCAGGATTCTCGACGTGCTGAAGCGCGAGCACGCGCCCGCCGCGTTTTTCATCATCGGCTCGGAGGCCGAGCGTTATCCCGCGCTGCTCAAGCGCATTGTCAGCGAAGGCCACGAAATCGGCAATCACACCTGGACGCATCCCGACATCAGCGACATCTCGCGCCCCGCCATGCGCATTGAGATGAACGCCACCGAGCGGCTGTTCGAATCCAAGCTCGGCGTCAAGCCGGTCTATTTCCGCCCGCCCTATGGCATTGACCAGGAGCCCGACACCGACGACCAGGTGCGCCCGCTCGAGATCATGCAGGAGGCCGGTTACATCGCCATCGGCTCCAAGCTCGACCCGCACGACTGGGAACTGAACCCAAAGCCGGCCGCCGAAGACATCGTCAACGGCCCGCACGGCATCTTCGGCCATCTCCCTCCCTGCGAGCCCGGCGACCAGCGCTGCGGCAACATCATCCTGCTGCACGACGGCGGCGGCGACCGCACCGAAACCCTGCGCGCCCTGCCCATCATCATTCAGGGCCTGCGCGCCCGCGGCTTCCAGATCGTTCCCGTCTCGCGCCTCATCGGCAAGACGCGCGCCGAGGTGATGCCCGCCATCGCGTCCGGCGAGCGCTGGTCGGCGTGGCTCGACAGCTTCGGCTTCTGGATCTTCGGCGCGCTCCAGAACGGCATCGTCCTGGTCTTTTTCCTCGGCGACGTGCTCATGAGCGCGCGCCTGTTCCTGGTCGGAACTTCGGCGCTGTTCGATCGCCTGCGCGGCCGCCGCACGCCCCTTCCCACCGGCGCGACGACTTACTTGCCGGCCGTCGCCGTGCTCATCCCGGCCTACAACGAAGAAAAAGTCATCGAGCGCACGGTGCGCGCCGCGCTCGATTCCGAATACGCCGGCGCTTTAAGGGTCATCCTGATTGACGACGGCTCCAAGGATTCGACCTTCGAAGTTGTGCAGCGCGCATTCCGCGCAGAAATTGCCGCCGGTCGCCTGCTTGCGCTCTCCCAGGCCAACGCCGGCAAGGCCGAAGCGCTGAACTTCGGCTTGCGCCATGTGACGGAAGAACTCTTCGTCGGCATTGACGCCGACACCGTCATTTCACCCGCCGCCATCGCGCGTCTGGTCCCGCACTTCGTGAACGAACGCGTCGCTGCCGTCGCCGGCAACGCCAAGGTCGGCAACCGTGTGAACCTGTGGACGCGCTGGCAGGCGCTGGAGTACGTCACCAGCCAGAACTTCGAGCGCCGCGCGCTGAACACCTTGGGGGCGGTCAGCGTCGTTCCCGGCGCGCTCGGCGCCTGGCGAACTGCAGCCGTGCGCGAAGCCGGCGGCTACCACACCGACACCGTGGCCGAAGACGCCGACCTCACCATGGCGCTGCTCCAGCGCGGCTACCGCGTGGAATACGAAGACCGCGCGCTCGCCTTCACCGAAGCGCCCTCCAGCGCGCGCGGACTCATGCGCCAGCGCTTCCGCTGGTCGTTCGGCATCCTGCAATCGCTGTGGAAGCACCGCGGCGTCTTCGGACGCAAAGGTGTGCTGGGCTTTGTGGCGCTGCCCAACATCCTCATCTTCCAGATCCTGCTGCCGCTGGTTTCGCCGTTCATTGACCTGATGTTCGCCGCCGGCATCGCCGCCTACCTGTTCGACCGCGCCTTCCACCCGCTCACCGCCGACGCGCGCAGCCTGCAAAAACTGCTGCTCTTCTTCCTCGCCTTCCTCATCATTGACTTCATCACCAGCGCCATCGCCTTCGCCCTGGAGCGCCGCGAGCCGGAGAGCCGCGAGGGCGTGCTCCTGCTGGGTGACGTCTGGATCCAGCGCTTCATCTACCGCCAGTTGTTTTCTGTGGTGTTGTTCCGCACGCTGAAGCGCGCGCTGGAAGGGAAGCACTTCGCCTGGGACAAGCTGGAGCGCACCGCCGCCGTCGGCTACGCCCGCGCCGCGAAGACCTGA